A DNA window from Schistocerca gregaria isolate iqSchGreg1 chromosome 2, iqSchGreg1.2, whole genome shotgun sequence contains the following coding sequences:
- the LOC126335997 gene encoding nucleolar and coiled-body phosphoprotein 1-like — MPNRADRCEDVKGVADRRPAELALSATPSGPPTATTRQMDMDHESDTSTDRRSLYATSATAEAASGSADGLSAGPAPSAAANRRPPTTVRPSRNGDTQRSRRALSADGGLPLHAYARVLDVGGPSASSCATKENSSAATVLAVQQTRAETDALATVPEQTKSLAPVASMDAAHTPEAERQLAFLMGLIPGTKPAAETMEVEKHSRKRPADASAATTCKRSATSSNSSAPTLRTQRKASRKGNKTLPPAADDEGFTQPSRKHTARAVVLAQQSAINTGNRYSGLSNDAGEPMESQQQRKSPPPPPVAIKWTGGFKEFREKIKAAPAKSTEQRPADAAVERGRGNQSEPAPEAVVAHGRGPPREQPATARGGRRRGRRRERPARETPAPQPAVRDQAAAPPPGTDRTSAASVAEEVRAMREDFKLFLTQLPQMIALHDAAGVQMLERRFRALATPFYELTRTSENPLVRGLGNQPHWRPATRWPDLLLE, encoded by the exons ATGCCGAACCGAGCAGACCGCTGTGAAGAtgtgaagggtgtggcggatcgtcgtccggcagagcttgctctgtcggcgaccccatccggccccccaacgGCAACAACCCGGCAGATGGACATGGACCACGAGTCGGACACCTCTACGGACCGGCGCAGTCTTTATGCGACCTCAGCCACGGCTGAGGCAGCGAGTGGTTCGGCGGACGGCTTGTCGGCGGGGCCTGCCCCGTCGGCGGCCGCTAACCGCCGGCCACCTACGACTGTCCGGCCCAGCAGGAACGGAGATACGCAGAGGAGCCGACGGGCACTTTCGGCGGATGGGGGCTTGCCCCTGCACGCCTACGCCCGCGTACTTGACGTTGGCGGCCCGTCGGCGTCGTCCTGCGCTACCAAGGAAAACAGCAGCGCGGCCACAGTGCTGGCCGTTCAGCAAACGAGGGCCGAAACGGATGCTTTGGCAACTGTTCCGGAGCAAACCAAGTCACTGGCGCCAGTGGCTTCAATGGATGCAGCGCATACGCCGGAGGCAGAAAGGCAGCTTGCCTTCCTGATGGGACTCATCCCAGGCACAAAACCGGCAGCtgaaaccatggaggtggaaaagcaCTCGCGCAAGCGGCCTGCCGACGCGAGTGCTGCCACCACCTGCAAGAGGTCTGCCACTAGCTCGAACAGCAGCGCACCCACGCTCCGCACACAGCGGAAAGCATCGAGGAAGGGTAACAAGACCCTTCCCCCGGCCGCTGACGATGAGGGCTTCACACAGCCCTCCCGCAAGCACACAGCCAGAGCTGTCGTGCTCGCCCAACAGTCGGCCATCAACACCGGCAACCGGTACTCCGGCCTCTCAAACGACGCTGGAGAGCCCATGGAGAGCCAACAGCAGAGGaagtcgcccccaccgccccctgtgGCCATCAAGTGGACCGGCGGCTTCAAAGAGTTCCGAGAGAAAATCAAAGCG gcacccgccaagtcaactgagcagcgtcctgccgacgccgccgtcgaacgggggcgtggcaaccagtccgagcctgctccagaggcggtagtcgctcacgggcgcggaccgccgagagagcagcctgcaacagcgaggggcggccgccggcgcggtcggcggagggagcgtcctgcccgcgagacgccagctccacagcctgctgttcgagaccaggcagcggcaccacccccaggcactgacaggacttctgcagcgagtgtcgcggaagaagtcagggctatgagggaggacttcaagctgttcctgacacaacttccgcagatgattgc gctgcacgacgccgctggagtccagatgttggagcgccgcttccgcgcgctcgctacaccattttatgagttgacgaggacctccgaaaacccgctggtcagggggctgggaaaccaaccccactggcgcccagcgaccagatggccagacctgctgctggagtaa